AACCAACAGTAACCTCTTGCTTGCTGGTTGACGTCAGCGTAACATCGAATTCAGCGGTTTGTGCAAGACCTGCATCTGTAAGATTCAAAACAAGGTCCTTTAACATGATACGCTCCGTGGCGCCACCGCCGATTTGGTCATCAGACGTGATGGTCACGCTTCCTGTACGTTCCGGAATAATTGCGGTTGAGCTTCCGTTTGTATCGGTAATGCTGTAATACACTTCAGTCCCCTCTTTATTCACAGGAACATGCATTTCCACAGGAATATTAATTTGCGAGTTCGCTTCATATACAACACCCACACAAAAGTCGTCGCTAAACTGTACCCAACCACTGGAGGTCTTTGCACTGTCAAACCTGCCGTCGTTTTTGTCATTTTCGTTACACGAACTTAAGCCAAAAGCAGCGCCCAGGAAAAATATATAAATGGATTTTTTCATTGTTTTTTATTGTTTTGTTAAAACTACTTTGCTGGCACCGAAACTTCCGGCCGAAACACGAACCCTGAAATTGAGTGTGATCACATCGACACAGGCATCAACAGTACTATCTTCCAAAGCGGAATCACTGTCATCTACATAGGCGTTACCGTATTGACCGTTCACGTAAAGGAAATTATCCAGATAGAAAGGATACGTAATGATAGAATCATATGGATCATCTCCGTTGAAAAAGATTGAGGTCGTGGAATTAGGATCTACATCCCAAATATTCCTTAAAACCAATTCGTTAGGCTGGTCACCAGGCTCACCGACAACAGTATAACTGTACGGGCCAGGCGTCTCGATAGCATCATATGTACCAACGAACTCGTCCCTAATGATCGGACAAATCTGGGTAACATTGATGATGGCCTTGTTAGAATCGAAAACCTGATTTTCAGCATTGGTCGCGAACGTTACCGTCAATACTGTGGTTTCCTCTAAACCATTATCGATACCATGAACCTTAAGTATACCCTGATTTGTATTTGCAGGGATAGTCACCGTCGAAGGAATGGTATAAGTTGCAGGATCTGCGTTGCTTTCCTCAGCCACAACCGTTACGTTGAACACCCGGTCGACATCGGATTTTGTACTGGAATACAGCACTACATCCAAATCTCCTTCAGAGTCGACTACAACAGGTAATGTATATACCGCTTTTGAGAAGGAAAGTAAAGTCTGGTTATCAGACGTACCGTCATAGACTGCCGTATCGGCTTCTCCGCAAGAAACAAAGAAAACAGAAGCAATCAGTAATTTAAAAATTGTTTTCATAGAAATTTTATTTAATTAATTATCATCATAGCCAGGGTTCTGAACCATCAGGTTGTTTGCGTTCAATTCACTTTGAGGAATTGGAAGTGTAAACCTGTAATCATTTGCAGGAAGGTCAGTCGGCGCAGAGAAAGTAGCAGCATCATCAGATCTTCTGCTCACGCCGATATTCAATTCTCCACCGAGTCGCTTTAGATCAAGATACCTGTGTCCTTCGAAAGCGAATTCTTTACGCCTTTCTAAAAGGATGTCTTCCAATGCAACACCCAAGGAACCATAAGTACTCAAACCGGCAGAAGCACCCCTTGCAGCCCTGATAGCCTGAACAGAAGCAGCAGCTGCGGCCAAATCACCACGTCTTGCCTGCGCTTCAGCCAAAATCAATTGCATTTCAGATGCCCTGAAGATTTTCACGTCATTTACCAATGCATCAGCAGGAATACCAGGATATTTACCAATAAGGATAATACCGTTATTAATTGGGTAGTCGAAATCAGATCCGTTTCCGGTAGGGCCATCATCTGGAACAAAAGTCACTGCCTTACGAACGTCACCGTCATCAAAAAGATTTAAAAGCTGCTCTGAAGCTTCGAGAATCGGGCTTCCGTCTCTTGTTACCGTGTTTGCATACCAGTTGTTTGCAATTCCGTTATCATTAGCGGTACGCTTGAGGGCAAAAATAGTTTCACCTCTTGTTGGGGCAGCGACACCAGCAAACATTTCAGCATAGGTAGCAGCGTCAGACAGCGGGAACGCAGTTAACAAATCAGTTGCCAGCGCTTCAGCACGAGCGTAATCCTCAGTGTCCAGTGAAAGCCTGGCCTCAATAGCCTGAATCACGTTAGTGTTAAGGTAATACATTGAATTTCCCTGAACAGTCACACCATTAAGTAGTTCGTAAGCCTGCGAAATATCATCCTTCATGAATGCAACAATCTCGCCCACTGTGTTGCGTGGAAAAGTATCATTCACAAACAATTCAGGAACAAAATCCATTTTTATTACTGACGGCCCTGCAGTATTGGTGTAATCCGGAGTAAAATACTCGAAAAGATCCAGTGTACATAAAGCCCTCATCGCCAATAACTGTCCTTTGATAACGTCAGCATCAGCCTTGTCACTGTCAGAAAAAGTATCATAAATCCTATTGTAAGCCTCGAGTACCCTGTTTACGCGGTTGATGGTAGCGTAACGGTTGGCCCAGATGCTTTCAGGTGTAGAATTACTTGGCTGCAAAACGAAGTTGTATTCACTTGAGCCCTGTCCGCTACTCGCAGACCCTTTCTTCATGTTATCCGTAAAAAGATCATTAAAGAAGATGGCGTCACCGTTACCGTTACTTCCAAAGTCAGGGCCATAAGCAGCATACACACCGTTTAATCCTGATTGTAAATGCCCAACGGTTTTATAAGCTGATATAGGATCCAGCTCAGATTCCTGAACTATATCGGTTGCGTCATTGCAAGCTGCCACACTAAACAATAAAGCAATAAAACCAAATTTAAATATTTTTTTCATTATCATTTTTTTTAGAAATTAATTGTAGCACCAAAGGTATAGATCTTCGGAGTAGGGTAGTTACCCCTGTCGGTAGAACGGAAACCTGCTTCAGCATCCCAACCCCTGTATGAGCTGAAAGTGATGATGTTCTCCGCTTGGATAAAGAATTTAACGCCGCTGAAAGGAGTTTTTTCCAAAGTCTTCGAGTTGAAAGAGTATCCTAACGAAACGTTTCTCAGTCTTAAGAAGGAACCATCCTCAAGATAACGGTCAGTACCATTGATATAATCTACAGAATTGAATGGATTACCTACCCTCGGCACTGAAGTGATATCCCCAGGATTCTGCCAAGCTGTCAACACTGATGTCGCACGGTTACCACCATCGTCAATAACGTTGGTCTCTTCCACTGTTCCAAGGTCAAGGTTATTCCTCCAAAGGTCAGCCATCCAGCTCCATTGTGTTGTAAATTCAAATCCTTTAAAACCGATATTGGTTCCAAAACCTCCCTGCCACACAGGGTATACAGATTTCCCGGTAGAAACCCTGTCTGCATCAAGCATATTTTCTGTCAAATTTCCTTCAGCATCCAAGAACAGAGCGTTACCATTTGCAGGGTTAACGCCGACATATCTTTGAACGTAAAACACGTCAACCGGTTCTCCCTCAATCAAAGCAGAGGCACCACCGTTGAATTCAATACCTTCAAAACTTGGAGCCAACTCCAAAATTTTATTCTTGTTGTAAGACGCATTCGCATTTACAGAAATATTCCAGTTGCTCTTATCGTAAAGAACATATTTCAAGTCAGCCTCAATACCCCTGTTCTCCATAGATCCGATGTTGGCTTGTATA
The nucleotide sequence above comes from Flavobacterium magnum. Encoded proteins:
- a CDS encoding RagB/SusD family nutrient uptake outer membrane protein produces the protein MKKIFKFGFIALLFSVAACNDATDIVQESELDPISAYKTVGHLQSGLNGVYAAYGPDFGSNGNGDAIFFNDLFTDNMKKGSASSGQGSSEYNFVLQPSNSTPESIWANRYATINRVNRVLEAYNRIYDTFSDSDKADADVIKGQLLAMRALCTLDLFEYFTPDYTNTAGPSVIKMDFVPELFVNDTFPRNTVGEIVAFMKDDISQAYELLNGVTVQGNSMYYLNTNVIQAIEARLSLDTEDYARAEALATDLLTAFPLSDAATYAEMFAGVAAPTRGETIFALKRTANDNGIANNWYANTVTRDGSPILEASEQLLNLFDDGDVRKAVTFVPDDGPTGNGSDFDYPINNGIILIGKYPGIPADALVNDVKIFRASEMQLILAEAQARRGDLAAAAASVQAIRAARGASAGLSTYGSLGVALEDILLERRKEFAFEGHRYLDLKRLGGELNIGVSRRSDDAATFSAPTDLPANDYRFTLPIPQSELNANNLMVQNPGYDDN